Part of the Tolypothrix sp. PCC 7910 genome, ATTACGAATGGCGATCGCACATTGATTGGCGATTTGTTGCGCTATCCCATTTTCCCATTCATCAAAGGGCTGTTGGGTGGTGCGGATCAGCCACAGATTGCCGAGCATTCCTTGGCGATCAAAAATTGGATAAGCTAGCTGGGTAATTACCTGCAATGTTGGTTGCCATCCAGGAAGAATTTCCACAGAATGCAGGGATTGTTTTTGCAATAAGCGTTGGTAAATTTCTGGGAAGTCTGCAACTTGCTTGCTTACACCTTGATACAAACGTGAAGTGTGGGTGTATCCATAGGCAATAGTTGCTAAGGTGCAGTCAGTGTCATAGAGTTCGATATGACAGCGATCGCTTTTAAGTAACTGCGCTAAATCTTGAACTGCTGTTTCTAGGATTTGGCTGAGATCAACATTGTCGCGGATATGTTCTGTGATGCGTTGCGACAATGCTTGAAAGTCTTGAATCTTTTGGACTTGAGCCGCATACTCTTGGCGTTGCAACTCCATCTCAGCTTTCAGGTTTTCTACCTGTTGCTGCAGTGCTGCTTGCTGGCTAGCAATGCCAATTTGATCTGCTAACTGCTTGAGTAGGTCAATTTCTGCATCTCGCCATTGATGGGGTTTATTACAATACTGGGCAATTAATAACCCCCATAACTCTTGGTGTAAGAGAATTGGCACAACTAAATTGGCCCTAACTTGCAAAGAGGCGAGAAAATCTATTTGGCAAGGATGTAACCCCGCTGCATAAATGTCTTCAATAACTTGAATCCCGCCTTTTTTGTAGCGTTCTTGATGTTTAGTAGTAAAGCAAGGATCGTGGATGTTTTTCCCCAATAGCGGGCCATGAACAACTATAGTTGCTTCCGCAGCGATCGCACCAGTACCATCAGTCTCAAAGCGGTAAACCAAAACGCGATCGCATCTCAATAAATTCCGCGCTTCCTTAACTATTTGTGGCAGAATTGTCTCTAAATCTTGCGATTGGCAAATTTTTTGGTCTATATCTGCCAATAGTTGCGCTTTTTCTGCTTGCAGTTTCCCGTTGCGTTCTATCTGCTTGATTGGACTGATACTGCTACTAGTACCAATCAAGCGATAAATCTTTGAGTTAGCATCTCGCAACGGTGTCAGCGTCGTACTCCACCATGTAGGCACACCTTGGAATTGCAAGCATTGTTCGTAGGAAATAGTTTTGCCGAAGCGCACGCAATCATTGTAATGTTGACGTACTTTCGCCGCATCCATAGGTGATAGTATATCCTCTGGCCTTTTCCCTTGGAGTTCCTCGGAGCTCATTCCCAGCCAGCGTTCATGAGTTGGATTCAGTGCCACATAGCGAAAATCCCCATCTTCCAGCACATCTACTACAAAAATTGATGCCTGTCCAGAATCGTAGATGCTGAGTAGAAACTGCTCACTACTACTTTTGTCCGCATCTTTGCCGAAGAGAAGATAAGGCGGTGATAGTGGCTTCAGTTCTACAGTGGATTCAGATTGGTTAATATTCATGCGAGAGTCCCTGTCTGGTATAACTGACTCATCTAGGCGCTCTCTAGTATAGTTACAGTCGTAAAAATTATCCTTAGCGCCTACAGCAAAGGATTGTCAGCTTAGATCTATTGATATTTGCGTCTTTCTCTATTTCTCTTCAGAAATTACGGAAAGCCCATAAAAGTAAGCTTAACAAATCCTGCTGGTTGAAGAATAAAATACATGGGCAGGTTAGTTTAAAGTTACTTGATATTGATTTGTTAATAATTCTTTAAATATTTTTGCACATATTTTAAGTAGAATCAAGGACTATTATCAATTATTGTGATTATTCTTAATAGGTGGGGCATTGGGTATTGGGCATTGGGCATTGGTAATTGGTAATTGGTAATTGGTAATGGGTAATTGGTATTTTCTCCTTGTCCCCCAGTCCCTAGTCCCCAA contains:
- a CDS encoding GAF domain-containing protein; amino-acid sequence: MNINQSESTVELKPLSPPYLLFGKDADKSSSEQFLLSIYDSGQASIFVVDVLEDGDFRYVALNPTHERWLGMSSEELQGKRPEDILSPMDAAKVRQHYNDCVRFGKTISYEQCLQFQGVPTWWSTTLTPLRDANSKIYRLIGTSSSISPIKQIERNGKLQAEKAQLLADIDQKICQSQDLETILPQIVKEARNLLRCDRVLVYRFETDGTGAIAAEATIVVHGPLLGKNIHDPCFTTKHQERYKKGGIQVIEDIYAAGLHPCQIDFLASLQVRANLVVPILLHQELWGLLIAQYCNKPHQWRDAEIDLLKQLADQIGIASQQAALQQQVENLKAEMELQRQEYAAQVQKIQDFQALSQRITEHIRDNVDLSQILETAVQDLAQLLKSDRCHIELYDTDCTLATIAYGYTHTSRLYQGVSKQVADFPEIYQRLLQKQSLHSVEILPGWQPTLQVITQLAYPIFDRQGMLGNLWLIRTTQQPFDEWENGIAQQIANQCAIAIRNSRLQQTIQTQSQEIETIQRLNNQFLRALAQQLRTPITSISLAAQTLESMLTLEGLSDKDIVPQLLQILHSECGRGSNLIQDLLTLSQHQTPADPETLIPIDLQTWLPPIVESFREVTACQQQQLKLEIGTALPTLATEITEFERIVTELLHHICKYTPAGETITVSVQLIADMMQISFHNSGLEISAQQRARIFEPFYHIAKNDPWKHSGTGLELALVQKMVTNLGGTIHVESVAGKTTFIVKLPRA